In Anaerolineales bacterium, a genomic segment contains:
- a CDS encoding phosphofructokinase, producing the protein MANIKKTQGVIGILTGGGDVPGLNPAIRAVTVRALREGYKVIGLRRGWAGIIDVIRDEKVDNSNNYQELTEEVVNRAARTGGTFLHTSRTRPSSIKKDSVPPHLQDKYTADVNDLTPEVLKNLDWLGIDYLIPIGGDDTLSYAVRLHQEGVKVIAIPKTMDNDVPGTDYCIGFSTCVTRTIQLTNNLRTIAGSHERIMVLEVFGRYAGFTAMLPTMAGAANRCVIPEYKFNIDRLAELLVYDRNRNPSKYSVVLVSEGAVFDGEEMVFLDRATDAYGHAKLGGIGDMVSARLAELTGMYNNGKPINIINQKLGYMVRAGDPDAIDSIVPMAYGNLALNLAMMKVHGRLVVLKNGRYDNMPLDVIVGKKKMVNVATYYNTDRLRPHYESFEMKPLFIMTSE; encoded by the coding sequence ATGGCAAATATCAAGAAAACCCAAGGAGTGATCGGCATTCTTACCGGCGGCGGTGACGTGCCCGGGCTCAACCCGGCTATCCGCGCCGTAACGGTGCGCGCCCTGCGCGAAGGCTACAAGGTGATCGGCTTGCGCCGCGGTTGGGCCGGTATCATCGACGTGATCCGCGACGAGAAGGTCGATAACAGCAACAACTACCAGGAGCTGACTGAAGAAGTGGTCAACCGGGCTGCCCGCACCGGTGGCACCTTCCTGCACACCTCCCGCACCCGGCCTAGCTCGATCAAGAAAGATAGCGTGCCACCCCACCTGCAGGATAAGTACACAGCCGATGTCAATGACCTGACCCCTGAGGTGCTCAAGAACCTCGACTGGCTGGGCATCGATTACCTGATCCCCATCGGTGGCGACGACACGCTCAGCTACGCTGTGCGCCTGCACCAGGAGGGCGTCAAGGTCATCGCCATCCCCAAGACGATGGACAACGACGTACCCGGCACCGACTACTGCATCGGCTTCTCCACCTGCGTCACCCGCACCATCCAGCTCACCAACAACCTGCGCACCATCGCTGGCTCGCACGAGCGCATCATGGTGCTGGAGGTATTCGGGCGCTATGCTGGCTTCACCGCCATGCTGCCCACCATGGCCGGGGCCGCCAACCGCTGTGTGATCCCGGAGTATAAATTCAATATCGACCGCCTGGCCGAGCTGTTGGTGTATGACCGCAACCGCAATCCCTCCAAATACTCGGTGGTGCTCGTTTCAGAAGGAGCCGTGTTTGATGGTGAGGAGATGGTCTTCCTGGATCGCGCCACCGACGCCTATGGGCACGCCAAGCTGGGTGGCATTGGCGACATGGTCTCGGCTCGCCTGGCTGAGCTGACCGGCATGTACAATAACGGCAAGCCGATCAACATCATCAACCAGAAGCTGGGTTATATGGTGCGCGCCGGTGACCCCGATGCCATTGACTCGATCGTCCCCATGGCTTATGGTAACCTGGCCCTCAACCTGGCTATGATGAAGGTCCATGGTCGCCTTGTGGTGCTCAAGAACGGGCGCTACGACAATATGCCGTTGGATGTGATCGTGGGCAAGAAGAAAATGGTGAACGTGGCTACCTATTACAACACCGACCGCCTGCGCCCGCATTATGAGTCATTTGAGATGAAGCCGTTATTCATCATGACCAGCGAATAA
- a CDS encoding DNA polymerase III subunit alpha codes for MSFVHLHVHTEYSLLDGFSNIRRLVERARDMGMPGIAITDHGTMFGVIEFYNAATQAGINPVIGLEAYMAARSLRGHDPQEDKRSSHVLLLAENENGYKNLLKLASTAQLEGFYYYPRIDHDLLAQHAEGLICSTACMSGEVPRLLAQGNQEAADRQLAWYYDVFGANNLFIELQQHNIPELPAVNRSLLELGRKYNARFVATNDVHYIEPSDARLQDIMLCIQTGSLLTDPRRMRMTDDSYYLRSPDEMKALFAETPEAISNTLLINERCRLDLGFKGYHLPHFEVPEGFTADTYLRQLCEAGLQRRYGERATDPTVRTRLDYELQVIHKMGFDTYFLIVWDLCRYAREQHIWYNARGSGNGSIVAYCLDITLVEPIHHGLIFERFLNPGRISMPDIDLDFRDDCRSEMLTYAARKFGDDRVAQIITFGTLGARAAIRDVGRVKDIPLSEVDRVAKLIPNIPGKPITLRESLETLPEFKALYESEDYLKELIDTAADMEGVVRNAGTHAAGVVIADQPLVEYVPLHRPTGAALAEESPIKTVTQFEMGVLDSLGLLKVDFLGLTTLTIMARACDLIKTRHGEQLTLDNIPTDDPTTYAMLGRGETAGVFQVEGSGMRRWLMQMKPTAIEHVIAMVALFRPGPMDFIPAYIRRMHGEEAIEYKHPLLEEIFHETYGFPVYQEQLMYAAMNIAGYTPPEADDLRKAISKKIKDKLLKHKEKFVHGATEKGIPRETAEEIFDDWEEFARYGFNKSHAADYGIIAVQTGYLKCHYPEEYMTALLSVTQSDTEKVALYVADCRRMGIDVKPPSVNISGWDFTIEDSPEGKSTIRFGLGAVKNVGHGPVDAMLEARKGRTFSDINDFARRVDLRSVGKRALEALIKVGALDLFGPRSALLSIMDQILSISSSHFRASDAGQISMFGLGSALSDEIILPRTAPEINRREILEWERELIGLYVSDHPLSPVMDALTQVVTHFSGQLSEASAGDKVRVAGIVTRVRPHTTKTGKSMGFVTLEDVQGTIELVVFPRTWDKNWQTFEVDEVMLVDGKVDAQSGDPKVLVDSVSTDLKTIVSQGPAVRGQRSAISDEQSAVSNQPSVISSQHSAVSNQQSAISDQHSAVSDEQSAASDQASANSDQHSAISSQRSAISDEPASPKPGSEAQETEDGGAPEPPDNFYPDDWSAMELTPGGFVIERGVLAEHMPMPVVEAVLEGVPVAETTTVVDETAAESEIVETISEAPDALEPSTLPADEQLPASGRVSLAGTLAGVVMPAVAVPLPVVEVPPQPELTIPSPPYVLPPAEAYAGQELRMITVILRTGADKVRDNLRLRQCYGILISYSGHDRFALQIFERARGYRIEFPNYTTAHSAELVARLASIVGADNILVEPLRLH; via the coding sequence ATGTCTTTCGTCCATTTACACGTGCACACCGAATACTCGCTGCTCGACGGCTTTAGCAACATACGCCGCCTGGTGGAGCGCGCCCGCGACATGGGCATGCCGGGCATCGCCATCACCGACCACGGCACCATGTTCGGTGTGATCGAGTTCTACAACGCGGCCACACAGGCTGGCATCAACCCGGTGATCGGGCTGGAGGCCTACATGGCCGCCCGCAGCCTGCGTGGGCATGACCCGCAGGAAGACAAACGCTCCAGCCATGTGCTGCTGTTGGCTGAGAACGAGAACGGCTACAAGAACCTACTCAAGCTGGCCAGCACCGCCCAATTGGAAGGCTTCTACTATTACCCGCGCATCGACCATGACCTGCTAGCCCAGCACGCCGAGGGGCTAATCTGCAGCACCGCCTGCATGTCGGGGGAGGTGCCGCGACTGCTGGCTCAGGGTAATCAGGAAGCGGCTGATCGCCAGCTGGCCTGGTATTACGACGTGTTCGGGGCTAATAACCTGTTCATCGAACTGCAGCAGCACAACATCCCCGAGCTGCCTGCGGTGAATCGCAGCCTGCTCGAGCTGGGCCGCAAGTATAACGCCCGCTTCGTGGCCACCAACGACGTGCACTATATCGAGCCCTCTGACGCGCGCTTGCAGGACATCATGCTGTGCATCCAGACCGGCAGCCTGCTTACCGACCCACGGCGCATGCGCATGACCGATGACAGCTACTACCTGCGCAGCCCCGACGAAATGAAAGCCCTGTTCGCCGAGACACCCGAGGCCATCAGCAACACCCTTCTGATCAACGAGCGCTGCCGGCTTGACCTGGGTTTCAAGGGTTATCACCTGCCGCACTTCGAGGTGCCGGAGGGCTTTACGGCTGACACCTACCTGCGCCAGCTGTGCGAGGCCGGCCTGCAGCGCCGCTATGGCGAGCGGGCTACTGACCCCACTGTGCGTACCCGCCTGGACTACGAGCTGCAGGTGATCCACAAGATGGGCTTCGACACCTACTTCCTCATCGTGTGGGACCTGTGCCGCTATGCCCGAGAGCAGCACATCTGGTATAACGCCCGCGGCAGCGGCAATGGCTCGATCGTGGCCTACTGCCTGGATATCACCCTGGTGGAGCCGATCCACCACGGGCTGATCTTCGAGCGCTTCCTCAACCCGGGGCGCATCTCCATGCCCGATATCGACCTGGACTTCAGGGACGACTGCCGCTCGGAGATGCTCACCTACGCCGCCCGCAAGTTCGGCGACGACCGCGTGGCGCAGATCATCACCTTTGGCACACTGGGGGCACGGGCTGCCATCCGCGACGTGGGGCGGGTGAAGGACATCCCGCTGAGCGAAGTGGACCGAGTGGCCAAGCTGATCCCCAACATCCCCGGTAAGCCAATAACCTTGCGCGAATCGCTGGAGACACTCCCCGAGTTCAAGGCGCTGTATGAATCGGAAGACTACCTGAAGGAGCTGATTGACACCGCGGCCGACATGGAAGGCGTGGTGCGTAACGCCGGCACGCACGCCGCCGGGGTGGTGATCGCCGACCAGCCGCTGGTGGAATACGTTCCCTTGCATCGCCCAACCGGGGCTGCCCTGGCCGAGGAAAGCCCGATCAAGACCGTCACCCAGTTCGAGATGGGCGTGCTCGACTCGCTCGGCCTGCTCAAAGTAGACTTTTTGGGCCTGACCACGCTGACCATCATGGCGCGGGCCTGTGACCTGATCAAGACCCGCCACGGGGAGCAGCTGACGCTCGACAACATCCCCACCGACGACCCCACCACCTACGCCATGCTCGGGCGGGGTGAGACAGCCGGTGTGTTCCAGGTGGAAGGCAGCGGCATGCGCCGCTGGCTGATGCAGATGAAGCCGACCGCCATCGAGCACGTCATCGCCATGGTGGCCCTGTTCCGCCCCGGTCCGATGGACTTCATCCCCGCCTACATCCGCCGCATGCACGGCGAAGAGGCGATCGAATACAAGCACCCGCTTCTCGAGGAGATCTTCCACGAGACTTACGGCTTCCCGGTGTACCAGGAGCAGCTGATGTACGCGGCCATGAACATCGCCGGCTACACGCCCCCGGAAGCCGACGACCTGCGAAAAGCCATCTCCAAGAAGATCAAGGACAAGCTGCTCAAGCACAAGGAGAAGTTTGTGCATGGAGCCACCGAGAAGGGCATCCCCAGGGAGACGGCCGAGGAGATCTTTGACGATTGGGAGGAGTTCGCCCGCTACGGCTTCAACAAGAGCCACGCGGCTGATTATGGCATCATCGCGGTGCAGACCGGCTACCTGAAGTGCCATTACCCCGAGGAGTACATGACCGCCCTGCTCTCGGTCACCCAGTCGGACACCGAGAAGGTGGCCCTGTACGTGGCCGACTGCCGGCGGATGGGCATCGACGTGAAGCCGCCCAGCGTGAACATCTCGGGCTGGGACTTCACCATCGAAGACAGCCCGGAAGGCAAGAGCACCATCCGCTTCGGACTGGGGGCGGTGAAGAACGTTGGGCATGGCCCGGTGGACGCCATGCTGGAAGCCCGCAAGGGACGCACGTTCAGCGACATCAACGACTTCGCCCGGCGGGTGGACCTGCGCAGCGTGGGCAAGCGCGCCCTGGAAGCACTGATCAAGGTGGGCGCCCTCGACCTGTTCGGCCCACGCTCGGCCCTGCTTTCCATCATGGACCAGATCCTGTCGATCAGCTCGTCGCACTTCCGCGCCTCCGACGCCGGACAGATCAGCATGTTCGGCCTGGGCTCGGCGCTCTCGGATGAGATCATCCTGCCGCGCACGGCGCCCGAGATCAACCGCCGCGAGATCCTGGAGTGGGAACGGGAGCTGATCGGCCTTTACGTTTCAGACCACCCGCTGAGCCCGGTGATGGACGCCCTGACCCAGGTGGTGACGCATTTCTCGGGCCAGCTGAGCGAGGCATCGGCCGGCGACAAGGTGCGCGTGGCGGGCATCGTCACGCGGGTGCGCCCGCATACCACCAAGACCGGCAAGTCGATGGGTTTCGTCACCCTGGAAGACGTGCAAGGAACGATCGAGCTGGTGGTGTTTCCCAGGACCTGGGATAAGAACTGGCAGACCTTCGAAGTGGACGAAGTGATGCTGGTAGACGGCAAGGTGGACGCCCAGAGCGGTGACCCCAAGGTGCTGGTCGACAGCGTTTCCACTGACCTGAAGACAATCGTATCACAGGGGCCAGCAGTCAGGGGTCAGCGATCAGCAATCAGCGATGAGCAATCAGCCGTCAGCAATCAGCCGTCAGTAATAAGCAGTCAGCATTCAGCCGTCAGTAATCAGCAGTCAGCGATCAGCGATCAGCATTCAGCTGTCAGCGATGAGCAATCAGCCGCCAGCGATCAGGCATCAGCAAACAGCGATCAGCATTCAGCAATCAGCAGTCAGCGATCAGCAATCAGCGATGAGCCTGCCAGCCCAAAACCCGGAAGCGAGGCGCAGGAGACTGAGGACGGGGGCGCACCAGAACCACCCGACAACTTCTACCCTGATGACTGGAGTGCCATGGAGCTGACCCCCGGCGGGTTCGTCATCGAGCGGGGTGTGCTGGCGGAGCACATGCCCATGCCGGTGGTCGAAGCCGTGTTGGAAGGGGTGCCCGTCGCCGAGACCACCACAGTGGTGGATGAAACAGCTGCGGAAAGCGAGATCGTAGAGACGATCAGCGAGGCCCCGGATGCGCTCGAGCCAAGCACCCTGCCAGCCGATGAGCAGCTGCCCGCCTCCGGGCGGGTGAGCCTGGCGGGCACTCTGGCAGGTGTGGTCATGCCCGCGGTGGCCGTGCCATTGCCAGTGGTGGAAGTGCCTCCGCAGCCTGAGCTGACCATCCCTTCGCCGCCTTACGTGCTGCCACCCGCCGAGGCTTACGCCGGGCAGGAGCTGCGCATGATCACCGTGATCCTGCGCACGGGAGCCGACAAGGTGCGCGACAACCTGCGCCTGCGCCAGTGTTACGGCATCCTCATCTCGTATTCGGGGCATGACCGCTTTGCCCTGCAGATCTTCGAGCGCGCGCGCGGTTACCGCATCGAGTTCCCCAATTACACCACCGCCCATAGCGCCGAGCTGGTGGCCCGGCTGGCTAGCATCGTGGGGGCGGACAACATCCTGGTGGAGCCGCTGAGACTGCATTAA
- a CDS encoding DNA-binding response regulator — MTKKILVVDDETQIVKVLKAYLEQVGYQVVTALDGKAALAIFQREKPDFMILDLNLPGLDGLEVCRVVRRQSNIPILMLTARAEEADKLMGLEIGADDYVVKPFSPREVVARVRTIFRRASGEIQQAEVIRVGGLQIDLDQHTVTVSERTVELTPTEFDILVVLARQPKRVFTRLQIMEQAQGNAFEGYERTIDAHIKNIRLKLEPDPKNPTFIQTVFGVGYKIEVKTDAQQPDI, encoded by the coding sequence ATGACAAAGAAAATCCTGGTTGTTGATGATGAAACGCAAATTGTGAAAGTCCTGAAAGCCTATCTTGAGCAGGTTGGCTATCAGGTCGTAACTGCATTAGATGGTAAAGCTGCGTTGGCCATATTCCAGCGCGAAAAACCAGATTTTATGATCCTCGACCTAAATTTGCCAGGTTTGGATGGGCTCGAAGTTTGCCGTGTGGTACGCCGCCAGTCTAATATTCCAATTCTTATGCTTACGGCCCGTGCCGAAGAAGCTGATAAATTGATGGGTCTTGAAATTGGCGCGGACGATTATGTTGTCAAGCCTTTCAGCCCACGTGAAGTGGTGGCACGGGTTCGCACAATATTTCGGCGGGCTTCGGGAGAAATTCAACAAGCGGAAGTCATCCGGGTGGGAGGACTGCAAATCGATCTGGACCAGCACACGGTGACGGTCTCGGAGAGGACGGTTGAGCTTACCCCAACTGAATTCGATATCCTGGTTGTCCTGGCACGCCAACCTAAACGGGTATTCACACGCCTCCAGATAATGGAACAAGCGCAGGGAAATGCTTTCGAAGGCTACGAGCGAACAATTGACGCTCACATTAAAAACATTCGCCTTAAACTTGAGCCAGATCCGAAAAATCCCACATTTATTCAGACAGTATTTGGTGTGGGCTATAAGATAGAAGTTAAGACTGATGCGCAACAGCCTGATATTTAA
- a CDS encoding Crp/Fnr family transcriptional regulator: MISPEQFNHLAKVLPVLKNAGPDLLREIQQKAFYAHIPAGRDVFLEDDRADAIALLISGVVRVYKIGETGREITLYRFGNGESCILTANAILSQKNFPAIATVEKDAEAVMIPAETFRDWVRRYDLWREFVFDLLSERLSSVMEIVEEVAFHRMDARVVAFLSERMDQSDSIQITHQEIAGELGSSREVISRILEDFSALGMISVSRGTIKVLDRKALQARSIM, encoded by the coding sequence ATGATAAGCCCCGAACAATTCAATCACCTTGCTAAGGTTTTGCCCGTTCTCAAAAATGCTGGCCCTGATTTATTGCGAGAAATACAGCAAAAAGCATTCTATGCACACATTCCTGCAGGTCGCGATGTGTTTTTGGAGGACGACAGGGCAGATGCGATTGCCCTGCTGATCTCTGGCGTTGTTCGCGTGTACAAGATTGGTGAAACGGGGCGTGAGATCACCCTGTATCGTTTTGGGAATGGTGAGTCTTGTATCTTGACTGCCAATGCCATCCTGAGCCAGAAGAATTTTCCCGCGATTGCCACGGTTGAGAAAGATGCTGAGGCAGTCATGATCCCAGCAGAAACTTTCAGGGATTGGGTCAGACGCTATGATTTATGGCGTGAATTTGTCTTTGATCTGCTATCTGAAAGGCTTTCATCGGTTATGGAAATTGTGGAGGAGGTGGCTTTTCATCGGATGGACGCGAGAGTTGTTGCGTTTCTATCCGAGAGAATGGATCAGTCTGATTCGATCCAAATCACGCACCAGGAGATTGCAGGAGAGTTGGGTAGCTCGCGGGAAGTGATCAGCCGTATCCTCGAGGATTTTTCTGCTTTAGGAATGATCAGTGTATCCAGAGGGACGATCAAGGTATTGGATCGCAAAGCTTTACAAGCTCGGTCAATTATGTGA
- a CDS encoding DUF2892 domain-containing protein — protein MNPFVKFMSSPTGRITRIIAGIALLALGLTVVHGLGGTILAIVGLLPLVAGLFDFCVFAPLFGAPLSGKQVRSDR, from the coding sequence ATGAATCCCTTTGTTAAATTTATGTCTTCCCCCACTGGCCGCATTACCCGAATTATCGCTGGTATTGCCCTCCTCGCTCTCGGTTTAACGGTTGTTCATGGATTGGGCGGGACCATCCTGGCGATTGTTGGCCTTCTACCTCTGGTTGCCGGATTGTTTGACTTCTGTGTTTTCGCTCCACTGTTTGGTGCACCGTTGAGTGGCAAACAGGTTCGCTCAGACAGATAA
- a CDS encoding cupin, with the protein MHQRRKRKTQLPELNSSHSTPPLIDVGRNLHNLRNNRGLSMRTLAGLSGLNVNTLSLIENGKTSPSVSTLQQLASALAVPITAFFETVVTKNNISYQKTGQRPQAAFTYGTVADLGAGLTLRGGQPLLVTLEPKANSGSTPIVHTGHEFVFCLEGKLAYTIEDHTFMLDPGDSLLFEAQLPHLWQNVGETISKSLLIMCPADESDHPEDRHFKAE; encoded by the coding sequence ATGCATCAACGTCGAAAAAGGAAAACTCAGCTTCCAGAATTAAATTCTAGCCATTCGACACCTCCTTTGATTGATGTAGGTCGTAATTTGCACAACCTTCGAAACAATCGTGGTTTGTCGATGCGCACACTGGCAGGGTTGAGTGGGCTAAACGTCAATACGCTAAGTTTGATTGAAAACGGGAAAACCTCTCCGAGTGTCAGCACGTTGCAACAACTTGCGAGTGCGCTTGCTGTTCCCATCACAGCTTTTTTCGAAACTGTTGTCACCAAGAATAACATTTCCTATCAGAAAACAGGGCAACGTCCACAAGCAGCATTTACTTATGGGACCGTAGCAGATTTAGGAGCGGGTCTGACACTGCGTGGTGGGCAGCCGTTGCTAGTCACACTCGAACCAAAGGCAAACAGTGGCTCAACCCCTATCGTTCACACTGGACATGAATTTGTTTTCTGCCTTGAAGGGAAGCTTGCTTATACCATTGAAGATCATACTTTTATGCTTGATCCAGGCGACAGCTTGCTTTTTGAAGCTCAACTACCTCACCTTTGGCAAAATGTAGGCGAAACCATCTCTAAATCATTGCTGATCATGTGTCCGGCAGACGAAAGTGATCACCCGGAAGATCGTCATTTTAAAGCTGAGTAA
- a CDS encoding dinitrogenase iron-molybdenum cofactor biosynthesis protein: MKIAAITDDGQTISQHFGRANYYLVVTVENGQLVTREMRDKLSHTHFANEPHTSSPSHAHGFGAEEQGRHARMAQAITDCQVLLCRGMGMGAYESMKEYGIKPIVTSIVTIDEAIKAYLDGSIVDHVDRLH, translated from the coding sequence ATGAAAATTGCTGCAATCACTGATGATGGTCAGACTATCAGCCAGCACTTTGGACGTGCAAACTATTATTTAGTTGTAACGGTTGAAAATGGTCAGCTCGTAACTCGCGAAATGCGTGACAAATTGAGTCACACCCATTTTGCGAATGAGCCTCATACTTCATCACCAAGCCACGCGCATGGATTTGGTGCAGAGGAGCAAGGCCGCCATGCTCGTATGGCACAGGCTATTACCGACTGCCAAGTCTTGTTATGCCGTGGGATGGGCATGGGCGCTTACGAGAGCATGAAGGAGTATGGTATCAAGCCCATTGTCACCAGTATTGTAACCATTGACGAAGCAATAAAGGCTTACCTTGATGGTAGCATTGTAGATCACGTCGATCGCTTGCACTAA
- a CDS encoding aldehyde ferredoxin oxidoreductase — protein sequence MNGFMGRILRVDLTDSRLWDEALDEGYTRGFVGGSGLGARYLYDRLDVTIDPLGSENPLLFLTGPLVGTSLTSAGRYCACARSPLTGIWGEANSGGFFGPELRYAGYDGVLITGRADQPVWLAIIDGQATLHPANDLWGSDPYTTQANLRQELGDERVRVSCIGLAGENRVRLAGIANDHGRFAARTGLGAVMGSKNLKAIAVRGHEEVPLYAPKDYKALTQRILGLYKDDFFAQSLRQYGTAGGVNLSHMLGDMPILYFQLGEYSQADDLSGVDLADKYLNRNTACHKCVIACGRETHTDLYNDPKVDGPEYETVAALGSLLMIFDLPAVIHAGHLCNRYGLDVISMGVTIGLACELFTRGLLTAKDTEGLEIHYGDPELVFRLIEMTARREGFGDVLADGNAALADWVGVPELSATVNRLEVPMHDPRAYVGMAVTYALSPRGACHMEGDMFTLDLGQEGGIEIGLPPGDRQENSVEKGRMAARTQAWRNLYNSLILCQFENPPASLLTELINAATGWNLDLLDLIPLGKRIVNIKRLLNFKLGLTKANDRLPELLLQPLNEGGTQGIVPDMPTLLAGAYEELGWDPLTGRPLGEVL from the coding sequence ATGAACGGTTTTATGGGTAGGATCCTGCGGGTGGATCTTACAGACTCCAGGCTGTGGGATGAAGCTCTTGACGAAGGCTACACCCGTGGATTCGTAGGCGGGAGTGGCCTGGGGGCGCGCTATCTCTATGATCGCCTAGATGTTACCATCGATCCACTTGGCTCTGAGAATCCCCTGCTCTTCCTTACTGGTCCTCTGGTGGGCACTTCCCTGACTTCCGCCGGTCGTTATTGCGCTTGTGCCCGCTCACCACTGACGGGTATTTGGGGAGAAGCCAATAGCGGCGGCTTTTTTGGACCCGAGCTGCGTTATGCTGGCTACGATGGGGTGCTCATCACTGGCCGGGCCGATCAACCTGTCTGGCTGGCGATCATCGATGGCCAGGCAACTTTGCACCCGGCGAACGACTTATGGGGCAGTGATCCGTACACCACCCAGGCAAACCTACGTCAAGAGCTCGGTGATGAGCGAGTGCGGGTGAGCTGTATCGGCCTGGCAGGTGAAAATCGGGTCAGGCTGGCCGGGATTGCGAATGATCACGGTCGTTTTGCCGCCCGTACCGGATTGGGTGCGGTGATGGGCTCCAAGAACCTGAAAGCCATCGCAGTACGTGGCCATGAGGAAGTGCCGCTTTATGCACCCAAGGACTACAAGGCCCTCACCCAGCGCATCCTTGGGTTATATAAAGACGATTTCTTTGCCCAATCGCTGCGCCAGTATGGCACTGCCGGTGGTGTAAACCTGAGCCATATGTTGGGTGATATGCCCATTCTGTATTTCCAGCTGGGAGAATACTCTCAAGCCGATGATCTCTCCGGGGTAGATCTAGCCGATAAGTACCTTAACCGCAATACTGCCTGCCACAAGTGTGTCATCGCTTGCGGCCGGGAGACTCACACAGACCTCTATAATGACCCAAAGGTGGATGGGCCCGAATACGAAACCGTAGCAGCGCTTGGCTCATTGCTCATGATCTTCGATTTGCCGGCGGTCATCCATGCCGGTCACCTGTGTAATCGCTACGGGTTGGATGTCATCAGCATGGGTGTAACGATTGGCCTGGCTTGCGAGCTATTTACCCGTGGCCTGCTGACTGCCAAAGACACGGAAGGACTGGAAATCCATTATGGTGACCCCGAGCTGGTCTTCCGCCTGATCGAGATGACTGCCCGCCGGGAGGGTTTTGGTGATGTGCTGGCAGATGGCAATGCCGCCCTGGCAGACTGGGTAGGTGTTCCGGAGCTTTCGGCCACCGTCAACCGGCTTGAGGTGCCCATGCACGACCCGCGCGCCTATGTGGGCATGGCCGTCACTTATGCCCTCTCGCCCCGAGGCGCCTGCCATATGGAAGGCGACATGTTCACCCTCGACCTGGGCCAAGAGGGAGGCATTGAAATCGGCTTGCCTCCCGGGGACCGCCAGGAGAATTCGGTTGAAAAGGGGCGCATGGCTGCCCGTACCCAGGCCTGGCGCAACCTGTACAATTCACTCATCCTGTGCCAGTTTGAAAACCCACCAGCCAGCCTGCTCACTGAGCTTATCAACGCTGCTACGGGTTGGAACCTGGATTTGTTGGATTTGATCCCCCTCGGCAAGCGCATCGTCAATATCAAACGCCTGCTGAATTTTAAGCTGGGGTTGACCAAAGCCAATGACCGCCTGCCGGAGCTTCTTCTACAGCCGCTCAATGAAGGTGGCACACAAGGCATTGTCCCAGACATGCCCACCCTGCTGGCTGGTGCCTATGAAGAGCTGGGCTGGGACCCACTTACCGGGCGTCCGCTTGGCGAAGTTCTCTAG
- a CDS encoding sterol carrier protein, which produces MPIKFATEEWIKELCDRLNASQEYAQAAANWEGDNIFVILPDADYQATTYFYINLQHGKASDPRLLKSPDEKKALFTTSAPFGTWRKVMEGRLDPLQGIFSGKLKLVGSMAQVQRNPKATYMLTKIASQIDTDFGS; this is translated from the coding sequence ATGCCCATCAAATTTGCTACAGAAGAATGGATCAAAGAATTATGCGACCGACTCAATGCCAGCCAAGAATATGCACAGGCTGCTGCCAACTGGGAGGGTGATAACATCTTCGTTATCCTTCCCGACGCGGATTATCAGGCTACAACCTACTTTTACATCAACCTCCAACACGGTAAGGCTTCAGATCCTCGCTTACTCAAGAGCCCTGACGAGAAAAAAGCCCTGTTTACCACCTCTGCGCCGTTTGGCACCTGGCGGAAGGTAATGGAAGGCAGGCTCGACCCCTTACAAGGGATATTCTCGGGTAAGCTCAAGCTGGTTGGCAGCATGGCCCAGGTCCAGCGCAATCCCAAGGCCACTTACATGCTGACCAAGATCGCCTCGCAGATCGATACGGATTTTGGATCCTGA